A genomic window from Populus alba chromosome 19, ASM523922v2, whole genome shotgun sequence includes:
- the LOC118058076 gene encoding high mobility group B protein 7-like, translating to MTRKRGDAEPTDGYANTAAASLVRAKDGNGFVKCGECEEDVPVALISFHGCSLDGKVKMTSGREEKNGCICIWQRSKWGFSYSSHRGRSQISVHGLGQPP from the exons atgacgAGGAAAAGAGGAGACGCTGAGCCTACTGATGGGTATGCTAATACTGCTGCTGCTTCACTTGTTCGTGCTAAAGATGGCAATGGTTTTGTTAAATG TGGAGAGTGCGAGGAGGATGTGCCGGTGGCTCTTATAAGTTTCCACGGCTGTAGCCTTGATGGTAAAGTCAAGATGACTTCGG gaagagaagagaaaaatggtTGCATCTGCATTTGGCAAAGATCAAAGTGGGGGTTCAGCTACTCGTCTCACCGTGGAAGATCTCAAATATCTGTTCATGGTCTAGGACAACCCCCCTAA